One window of the Pseudomonas knackmussii B13 genome contains the following:
- a CDS encoding helix-turn-helix transcriptional regulator, whose product MNLSLQDIAWHRSVGQLIESLDQPNFWLSLVRLLGEYVPFDSWVVLLFSSGRPQVFAECPGEDGGPDPLFQDYLKGLYLLDPFYIASREHPRSGLQRLADVAPECFEQTDYYQRYFRLNVVADEVQFNVQLDGERTLCLSLGSKGRFNPEQIALLDLVRPWVSSLMRQRMAFERELLESAVAPAPRWQSRLEETVERLETPLTARELEVGRLMLSGCSSKEIARKLTISAETVKVHRKHMYSKLGIKSQSELFSLFLQAQA is encoded by the coding sequence ATGAACCTTTCGCTGCAGGACATCGCCTGGCACCGCTCGGTCGGGCAGCTGATCGAGAGCCTGGACCAGCCCAACTTCTGGCTCTCCCTGGTGCGCCTGCTCGGGGAGTATGTGCCTTTCGACAGCTGGGTGGTCCTGCTCTTCAGCAGCGGCCGGCCGCAGGTGTTCGCCGAATGCCCGGGCGAGGACGGCGGCCCCGATCCGCTGTTCCAGGACTACCTCAAGGGCCTCTACCTGCTCGACCCCTTCTACATCGCCAGCCGCGAGCATCCGCGCAGCGGCCTGCAGCGCCTGGCCGACGTGGCCCCGGAATGCTTCGAGCAGACCGACTACTACCAGCGCTACTTCCGCCTCAACGTGGTCGCCGACGAGGTGCAGTTCAACGTCCAGCTCGATGGCGAGCGCACCCTCTGCCTGTCGCTGGGCAGCAAGGGCCGCTTCAACCCCGAACAGATCGCCCTGCTCGACCTGGTCCGCCCCTGGGTGAGCAGCCTGATGCGCCAGCGCATGGCCTTCGAGCGCGAACTGCTGGAAAGCGCGGTAGCCCCGGCGCCGCGCTGGCAAAGCCGCCTGGAAGAAACCGTCGAACGCCTGGAAACCCCGCTGACCGCCCGCGAGCTGGAAGTGGGCCGGCTGATGCTCAGCGGCTGCTCGAGCAAGGAGATCGCCCGCAAGCTGACGATCTCGGCGGAGACCGTGAAGGTCCACCGCAAGCACATGTACAGCAAGCTGGGGATCAAGTCGCAGTCGGAACTGTTCTCGCTGTTCCTGCAGGCGCAGGCCTGA
- a CDS encoding L-serine ammonia-lyase, with protein sequence MTLSVFDMFKPGVGPSSSHTVGPMRATREFVERLRSDHLLHRVARVEVNLYGSLSATGKGHATDRACLIGLLGIDPAYADPAALAPLVDAIFAEHSLALDGEHVIDFSPGRDLVFHDGSLPSHPNGMHLRALERHGHLLAERTCYSVGGGFVVDEADFNTDRALPDNPMPHPFHSAEELLRLCHANGFRRISDLMWANERALRSEAEIHAGLAHIWAEMQACVQRGLETEGTLPGGLKVRRRAPMLYRRLNEAGSGNLIASTLGAMDWVDLWALAVNEENAAGGRVVTAPTNGAAGIVPAGLHYYAHYQPDAPMDAIERYLLTAAAIGILCKLNASISGAEVGCQGEVGSACAMAAAGLAEVLGGSLEQVENAAEIGLEHNLGLTCDPVAGLVQVPCIERNAMASLKAINAAQLALRGDGQHLVSLDKAIATLRDTGRDMMDKYKETSKGGLAVNVIAC encoded by the coding sequence ATGACCCTCAGCGTCTTCGACATGTTCAAGCCCGGCGTCGGCCCGTCCAGCTCGCACACCGTGGGGCCCATGCGCGCCACCCGCGAGTTCGTGGAACGCCTGCGTTCGGACCACCTGCTGCACCGCGTAGCGCGGGTCGAGGTGAACCTCTACGGCTCGCTCAGCGCTACCGGCAAGGGCCATGCCACCGACCGCGCCTGTCTGATCGGCCTGCTCGGCATCGACCCGGCGTATGCCGACCCGGCAGCGCTGGCGCCGCTGGTCGACGCCATCTTCGCCGAGCACAGCCTGGCCCTGGATGGCGAACACGTCATCGACTTCAGCCCCGGCCGCGACCTGGTATTCCACGACGGCAGCCTGCCCTCGCACCCCAACGGCATGCACCTGCGTGCCCTGGAGCGCCACGGCCACCTGCTCGCCGAACGCACCTGCTACTCGGTGGGCGGCGGCTTCGTGGTCGACGAGGCCGACTTCAACACCGACCGCGCCCTGCCCGACAATCCCATGCCCCATCCCTTCCACAGCGCCGAGGAACTGCTGCGGCTGTGCCACGCCAATGGTTTCCGGCGCATCAGCGACCTGATGTGGGCCAACGAACGGGCGCTGCGCAGCGAAGCCGAAATCCACGCCGGCCTCGCGCACATCTGGGCGGAAATGCAGGCCTGCGTGCAGCGCGGCCTGGAAACCGAAGGCACCCTGCCTGGCGGCCTCAAGGTGCGCCGCCGCGCGCCCATGCTTTACCGCCGGCTCAACGAGGCCGGCAGCGGCAACCTGATCGCCAGCACCCTGGGCGCCATGGACTGGGTCGACCTCTGGGCCCTGGCGGTGAACGAGGAAAACGCCGCCGGCGGCCGGGTGGTGACGGCGCCAACCAATGGCGCGGCGGGGATTGTCCCGGCGGGGCTGCACTACTACGCCCACTACCAGCCCGACGCGCCCATGGATGCCATCGAGCGCTACCTGCTCACCGCCGCCGCCATCGGCATACTGTGCAAGCTCAACGCCTCCATCTCCGGCGCCGAAGTCGGCTGCCAGGGCGAGGTCGGCTCAGCCTGCGCGATGGCCGCCGCCGGGTTGGCAGAGGTTCTCGGCGGCAGCCTGGAACAGGTGGAGAACGCCGCGGAAATCGGCCTGGAACACAACCTCGGGCTGACCTGCGACCCGGTCGCCGGGCTGGTCCAGGTGCCCTGCATCGAACGCAACGCCATGGCCTCGCTGAAGGCGATCAACGCCGCGCAACTGGCCCTGCGCGGCGACGGCCAGCACCTGGTGTCGCTGGACAAGGCCATCGCCACCCTGCGCGACACCGGGCGCGACATGATGGACAAGTACAAGGAAACCTCGAAGGGCGGGCTGGCGGTGAATGTGATTGCGTGCTGA
- a CDS encoding FMN-binding glutamate synthase family protein yields the protein MNLSLLSRYAFFAACVLFTLFSLPFLGHDWVWPFTLLTLALSLLGVFDLLQEPHAVRRNYPILGNIRYLVEGIRPEIRQYLLEGDNDALPFSRAQRALVYSRAKNESADKPFGTLIDVYQSGFEFIAHSIRPAPVADPCTFRVDVGGPECKQPYSISIFNISAMSFGALSANAIRALNKGAKLGNFAHDTGEGSISPYHRENGGDLTWELGSGYFGCRNDDGTFSAERFARQAKDPQVKMIEIKLSQGAKPGHGGILPKHKVTPEIAATRGVPMGQDCVSPSRHSEFSTPKELLDFIARLRELSGGKPVGFKLCIGHPWEFMGIAKAMHETGILPDFIVVDGKEGGTGAAPLEFTDHIGLPLREGLLFVHNTLVGLNLRDKIRIGASGKIVSAFDIASVLAMGADWANSARGFMFAIGCIQSQSCHTNKCPTGVATQDPLRQRALVVPDKAERVYNFHRNTLKALAEMVAAAGIECPSELEAKHLVRRVSATEIRLFSHLHYFLKPGELLSGNIEGEFYERIWRMARSDSFAANGA from the coding sequence ATGAACCTGTCGCTGCTCAGCCGCTATGCCTTCTTCGCCGCCTGCGTGCTCTTCACCCTGTTCAGCCTGCCGTTCCTCGGCCATGACTGGGTCTGGCCCTTCACCCTGCTGACCCTCGCCCTCAGCCTGCTCGGCGTCTTCGATCTGCTGCAGGAACCCCACGCGGTGCGCCGCAACTACCCGATCCTCGGCAACATCCGCTACCTGGTCGAGGGCATCCGCCCGGAAATCCGCCAGTACCTGCTCGAAGGCGACAACGACGCCCTGCCCTTCTCCCGCGCGCAACGGGCGCTGGTCTACTCGCGGGCGAAGAACGAGTCCGCCGACAAGCCCTTCGGCACCCTGATCGACGTCTACCAGTCCGGCTTCGAGTTCATCGCCCACTCCATCCGCCCGGCGCCGGTGGCCGACCCCTGCACCTTCCGCGTCGACGTCGGCGGCCCGGAGTGCAAGCAGCCGTACTCGATCTCGATCTTCAACATCTCGGCCATGAGCTTCGGTGCCCTCAGCGCCAACGCCATCCGCGCGCTGAACAAGGGCGCCAAGCTCGGCAACTTCGCCCACGACACCGGCGAAGGCAGCATCAGCCCGTACCACCGCGAGAACGGCGGCGACCTGACCTGGGAGCTGGGCAGCGGCTACTTCGGCTGCCGCAACGACGACGGCACCTTCAGCGCCGAGCGCTTCGCCAGGCAGGCGAAAGACCCGCAGGTGAAGATGATCGAGATCAAGCTGAGCCAGGGCGCCAAGCCCGGCCACGGCGGCATCCTGCCCAAGCACAAGGTCACCCCGGAGATCGCCGCCACCCGTGGCGTGCCGATGGGCCAGGACTGCGTGTCGCCCTCGCGCCACAGCGAGTTCAGCACGCCGAAGGAGCTGCTCGATTTCATCGCCCGCCTGCGTGAGCTGTCCGGTGGCAAGCCGGTGGGCTTCAAGCTGTGCATCGGCCACCCGTGGGAATTCATGGGCATCGCCAAGGCCATGCACGAGACCGGCATCCTCCCCGACTTCATCGTCGTCGACGGCAAGGAAGGCGGCACCGGCGCCGCGCCCCTGGAGTTCACCGACCACATCGGCCTGCCGCTGCGCGAGGGCCTGCTGTTCGTGCACAACACCCTGGTGGGCCTGAACCTGCGCGACAAGATCCGCATCGGCGCCAGCGGCAAGATCGTCAGCGCCTTCGACATCGCCAGTGTGCTGGCCATGGGCGCCGACTGGGCCAACTCGGCGCGTGGCTTCATGTTCGCCATCGGCTGCATCCAGTCGCAGAGTTGCCACACCAACAAGTGCCCGACCGGCGTGGCCACCCAGGACCCGCTGCGCCAGCGCGCGCTGGTGGTGCCGGACAAGGCCGAGCGCGTCTACAACTTCCACCGCAACACCCTCAAGGCGCTGGCCGAGATGGTCGCCGCCGCCGGCATCGAGTGCCCATCGGAACTGGAAGCCAAGCACCTGGTGCGCCGCGTCTCGGCTACCGAGATCCGCCTGTTCTCGCACCTGCATTACTTCCTCAAGCCCGGCGAACTGCTCTCGGGAAATATCGAGGGCGAGTTCTACGAGCGCATTTGGCGCATGGCGCGCAGCGACAGCTTCGCTGCCAACGGGGCTTAA
- a CDS encoding DUF4337 domain-containing protein produces the protein MSTEYEVHGPHDHAVEHSLHHPKRDRLTGSMAVATAILATLGAVFAYQSGSTESLALYYKNAEAVAKTEAANQWGYYQAKGEKQNLAELGATLSAGDAQKVEHFEQERQKYALQKQQIRAQAEQQEREVAHNEALSEQALHQHHRWAQGMLLVQVAISLAAICLLTRRRWVQLATYAVAAAGTLVGASALLHLG, from the coding sequence ATGTCCACCGAATACGAAGTCCACGGCCCCCACGACCACGCCGTCGAACACTCCCTTCATCACCCCAAGCGCGACCGCCTGACCGGCAGCATGGCAGTCGCCACCGCGATACTCGCCACCCTCGGCGCGGTCTTCGCCTACCAGAGCGGCTCCACCGAGAGCCTGGCGCTCTACTACAAGAACGCCGAGGCAGTAGCCAAGACCGAGGCGGCCAACCAGTGGGGCTACTACCAGGCCAAGGGCGAGAAGCAGAACCTCGCCGAGTTGGGCGCGACCCTGTCCGCTGGCGACGCGCAGAAAGTCGAGCACTTCGAGCAAGAGAGGCAGAAGTACGCGCTGCAGAAACAGCAGATCCGCGCCCAGGCCGAACAGCAGGAGCGCGAGGTGGCGCACAACGAGGCGCTCAGCGAGCAAGCCCTGCACCAGCACCACCGCTGGGCCCAGGGCATGCTGCTGGTCCAGGTGGCGATTTCCCTGGCCGCCATCTGCTTGCTGACCCGCCGTCGCTGGGTGCAGCTGGCGACCTACGCCGTGGCCGCCGCCGGCACGCTGGTGGGCGCGTCCGCCCTGCTGCACCTGGGCTAG
- a CDS encoding AraC family transcriptional regulator, producing MPGDNWIDLLQDADTGIETLRAHFKGHAYDPHWHDSYLIGFTETGVQQFRCRQQRNVSTPGKVFFLEPGDIHDGDAPTEGGFTYRMLYIDPQWLDRELGALFEDVPSGFQLSVPQILFDDSRLAAGIDAAFQAVHGRDLRIVRQAALDELLGGLTRRLQWRKRIDDNPRLPMVALRARDYLHANLMRDIDLDDLARAAGCDRFRLSRAFKEAFGLPPHAYLIQLRLARARQLLGRGLAPAQVAADLGFADQSHLGRWFRRAYGVTPAYYRTRCSKLPD from the coding sequence ATGCCCGGCGACAACTGGATCGACCTGCTGCAGGATGCCGACACCGGCATCGAGACGCTGCGCGCGCACTTCAAGGGCCACGCCTACGATCCGCACTGGCACGACAGCTACCTGATCGGCTTCACCGAAACCGGCGTGCAGCAGTTCCGCTGCCGCCAGCAGCGCAACGTCAGCACGCCGGGCAAGGTGTTCTTCCTCGAGCCCGGCGACATCCACGACGGCGACGCGCCCACCGAGGGCGGCTTCACCTATCGCATGCTCTACATCGACCCGCAGTGGCTGGATCGCGAACTGGGCGCGCTCTTCGAGGACGTGCCCAGCGGCTTCCAGCTGAGCGTGCCGCAGATCCTCTTCGACGACTCGCGGTTGGCCGCCGGCATCGACGCCGCCTTCCAGGCCGTGCACGGGCGCGACCTGCGCATCGTCCGCCAGGCCGCCCTCGACGAGTTGCTCGGCGGGCTGACCCGCCGCCTGCAATGGCGCAAGCGCATCGACGACAACCCGCGACTGCCGATGGTGGCGTTGCGCGCGCGGGACTACCTTCACGCCAACCTGATGCGCGACATCGACCTCGACGACCTGGCGCGCGCCGCCGGCTGCGACCGCTTCCGCCTCAGCCGCGCCTTCAAGGAGGCCTTCGGCCTGCCGCCGCATGCCTACCTGATCCAGCTGCGCCTGGCCCGCGCGCGCCAGTTGCTCGGCCGCGGACTGGCGCCGGCGCAGGTCGCCGCCGACCTCGGTTTCGCCGATCAGAGTCACCTCGGCCGCTGGTTCCGCCGCGCCTACGGGGTCACCCCGGCCTACTACCGCACGCGCTGCTCAAAGCTTCCAGACTGA
- a CDS encoding LysE family translocator, with protein sequence MIPALQQWLPFLLFAFVAAITPGPTNLLIFSNSARHGWRAALPIILGGCVGAALMVLLVGCGVGELLVRLPQVQGVMAAAGVLWLTWLAWQIWNSPLKGLEGGEPTRRMGLFDALSLQLVNPKNWTVGLAVIGVYAGHGDDRLLRVQLMALLFFLVGVPCLLAWAGLGAGSARLLRSPHALQRMNRGLALILLVSAWAGVLA encoded by the coding sequence ATGATCCCCGCCCTGCAGCAGTGGCTGCCCTTCCTGCTCTTCGCCTTCGTCGCCGCCATCACCCCCGGGCCGACCAACCTGCTGATCTTCAGCAACAGCGCACGGCATGGCTGGCGTGCAGCGCTGCCGATCATCCTGGGCGGCTGTGTCGGCGCGGCGTTGATGGTGTTGCTGGTGGGATGTGGGGTAGGCGAACTGCTCGTTCGGCTACCGCAAGTGCAGGGCGTCATGGCCGCCGCCGGCGTGCTCTGGCTGACCTGGCTGGCCTGGCAGATCTGGAACAGCCCGCTAAAGGGCCTGGAAGGCGGCGAGCCCACGCGGCGCATGGGCCTGTTCGATGCGCTCAGCCTGCAACTGGTGAATCCGAAGAACTGGACGGTGGGGCTGGCGGTGATCGGCGTCTATGCCGGGCACGGCGACGATCGCCTGCTGCGGGTACAGCTGATGGCGCTGCTGTTCTTCCTGGTGGGTGTGCCCTGCCTGCTGGCATGGGCCGGGCTGGGCGCCGGCAGCGCGCGCCTGCTGCGTTCGCCGCACGCGCTGCAACGGATGAACCGTGGACTCGCCCTGATCTTGCTGGTGTCCGCCTGGGCCGGGGTGCTGGCCTGA
- a CDS encoding histidine phosphatase family protein, which produces MKSSPEAGRDKRLPLFKSRPFLAALLGGLGLLALGLGGAASFSGERDLKQLGPADLAAQWSHGDVVVLVRHAERCDRSSAPCMGAKDGITVRGGEMASTVGRDYRTFFGLDNADIYASPLTRTTQTADLMFGNVKPDQWWAADCKGKLLDNVLAHKASHRNLILVTHSECMEQLVQALDHHDIDTPDYASSLVLASDGKGGLQVVGKIDPDDWSKTQQLSQR; this is translated from the coding sequence GTGAAGTCGTCTCCCGAAGCTGGACGTGACAAGCGACTCCCCCTGTTCAAATCCCGGCCGTTCCTGGCTGCCTTGCTGGGCGGGCTCGGCCTACTCGCGCTTGGCCTGGGCGGCGCGGCGAGTTTCTCCGGCGAGCGCGACCTGAAGCAGCTCGGCCCGGCGGACCTGGCGGCGCAGTGGAGCCACGGCGATGTCGTGGTGCTGGTGCGACATGCAGAGCGTTGCGACCGCTCCAGTGCTCCCTGCATGGGCGCGAAGGACGGCATCACCGTGCGCGGCGGCGAGATGGCCAGCACCGTCGGCCGTGACTACCGCACCTTCTTCGGCCTGGACAACGCCGACATCTACGCCAGCCCGCTGACCCGCACCACCCAGACCGCCGACCTGATGTTCGGCAACGTCAAGCCGGACCAGTGGTGGGCAGCCGATTGCAAGGGCAAGCTGCTCGACAACGTGCTGGCGCACAAGGCCAGCCATCGCAACCTGATCCTGGTGACCCACAGCGAGTGCATGGAGCAGTTGGTCCAGGCGCTCGATCACCACGACATCGACACCCCGGACTACGCCTCCTCGCTGGTACTGGCCAGCGATGGCAAGGGTGGGCTGCAGGTGGTCGGGAAGATCGATCCCGATGATTGGTCCAAGACCCAGCAACTGAGCCAGCGCTAA
- a CDS encoding nuclear transport factor 2 family protein, giving the protein MADNSGQAAAAAIREVVRDYVEGMVFADEKRLRRAFHPDCKVIGHYQGDLEWLGFEDFVAAVLAGGAAEEGSQATWEIQALDVTGDSAAVKVLDDYLDMRFTDYLSLLRTDAGWVIVNKLYYLHS; this is encoded by the coding sequence ATGGCCGACAATTCAGGGCAGGCCGCGGCGGCGGCCATTCGGGAAGTGGTGCGGGACTACGTCGAAGGCATGGTGTTCGCCGACGAGAAGCGCCTGCGCCGGGCGTTCCATCCGGACTGCAAGGTCATCGGCCATTACCAGGGCGACCTGGAGTGGCTGGGCTTCGAGGACTTCGTTGCGGCAGTGCTCGCCGGTGGCGCGGCTGAGGAGGGCAGCCAGGCAACCTGGGAGATCCAAGCCCTGGACGTCACGGGCGACAGCGCCGCGGTAAAGGTGCTCGACGACTACCTGGACATGCGCTTCACCGACTACCTCTCGCTGCTGCGCACCGACGCCGGCTGGGTAATCGTCAACAAGCTCTATTACCTGCATTCCTGA